The following DNA comes from Streptomyces sp. Ag109_O5-10.
CCGTGACCGCGCCCATCGCCGGGACGCTCCTCTTCGGCACGAGCGCCTTCGCCGCCGACGAGACCGTCTCCCCGGCCACGGCCACGGCACTCGACCCCGCCGAACAGAAGATCGCGGACAATCTCGGCACCCGTGTCCAGGACAGCCGTCTCGGCTCCACGCTGAGCGGCGTCGTCATCGACGCCACGTCCGACAAGACCGTCTGGGGCCACGACGCGACCACCGCGCTGATGCCCGCGTCCAACACCAAACTCGGCACCGCCACCGCCGCGCTGACGGTGCTCGGCCCCGACCACCGGTTCACCACCAGAGCCGTCTACGGCGCCGGCACGCTCACCCTCGTCGGCGGCGGCGACCGCACCCTGACCGGCGCCGACCTCCAGGCGCTGGCGACGACCGCCGTCGCGGGACTCAGGAGCGCGGGTCTCACCTCGGTCAAGGTCCGGGTCGACGACAGCCTCTTCCCCGAGCCCACGCTCGCGACCGGCTGGAACGACGGCTACTACCCGGACTCCGTGGCACCGGTACGGGCACTGGTGGTCGACGGACACCAGGTCACGGACACGTCCCTGGACGCGGGCCGGGTCTTCGCCGGGTTCCTCGCCCAGCAAGGCGTCACCGTCACGGGCGGTGTCACCCGCGGCACGGCCGGCCCGGGCGACGTGCCGGTCGCCCAGCACCGGTCCGACCGCCTGTCCGCCATCGTGGAGCACATGCTCAAGGTGAGTGACAACGACATCGCCGAGACCCTGCTGCGGATGACCGCGATCGGTGCCGGCCGACAGCCGACCTTCGAGGACGGCACCGCGGTCGTACGCGAGGTGCTCCGCGGGTACGGCATCTCGCTGGACAACTACGAGATCCACGACGGCAGCGGTCTGTCCCGCGCCAACCGCATCCCGGCACAGGCCGTCGCCGCCATCCTCGATGTCGCCGACGACGCGCGCAACGCCCGGACCCTCGCGTACATCATCGAGGGCCTGCCCGTCGCCGGAGAGGCGGGCTCCACCCTGGGGCCCGAATGGGGACGCTTCGACACCGCGGACTCGCGGTGCGCCGTCGGCAAGGTCCGGGCGAAGACGGGCACGCTCACCGGCGCGATCGCGCTGAGCGGGCTGACCAAGGCCGAGGACGGCCGCTGGAAGGTCTTCTCCTTCATCGAGAACAACTCCACCGCCGACCCGGCCGCCACCAAGGACGCCCTCGACGGCCTGGCGGCCACGGTCAACGGCTGCTGGGCATAAGGCTGTCGGCGCGGCCCGGCGGAGAGCCGGGCGGCGTCGGTCGGGTGGCGGGCGCCCCGCCGGACGCCCGAACGTGCCGGCGCGGAGGCCGCACATGGGGAGTGGGGGCACGGGGCCGCGCAGGCTGCCGAGGTTCGGCGACGCATGGGTGCGGCTCGACGCGAACCGGCCCGGCCGGCGGCGCTGTACTGGGTCCGGGGCGGCGCGCTGGACCTCGCCACCGGCGGGTGCGGCGGCACCGTGATCGGGACGGCCGACGCCGGCGGCCGTGCCTCGGACCCGACCGGCTTGAACCGTGCCCCCGGTCCGGCCACCGGTTCGGCGCCGGGCGGCTATGGTCGCTGAGGGGGCGTTCGGACATGACGGGGGGCTCACGTTGGATCGGCCGGCAGGAGCGGAGCTGGAGATCGGTCCGGCCGGGTCCGCGTCGCGCGCGCTGGTGCCCCGGTCGCTGCGCGTGTGGCTGGGGCCGATTTCGGCGGCCG
Coding sequences within:
- the dacB gene encoding D-alanyl-D-alanine carboxypeptidase/D-alanyl-D-alanine-endopeptidase, with amino-acid sequence MSNPPFSALPADCRGRAGTRHAVLRRVAVVAVTAPIAGTLLFGTSAFAADETVSPATATALDPAEQKIADNLGTRVQDSRLGSTLSGVVIDATSDKTVWGHDATTALMPASNTKLGTATAALTVLGPDHRFTTRAVYGAGTLTLVGGGDRTLTGADLQALATTAVAGLRSAGLTSVKVRVDDSLFPEPTLATGWNDGYYPDSVAPVRALVVDGHQVTDTSLDAGRVFAGFLAQQGVTVTGGVTRGTAGPGDVPVAQHRSDRLSAIVEHMLKVSDNDIAETLLRMTAIGAGRQPTFEDGTAVVREVLRGYGISLDNYEIHDGSGLSRANRIPAQAVAAILDVADDARNARTLAYIIEGLPVAGEAGSTLGPEWGRFDTADSRCAVGKVRAKTGTLTGAIALSGLTKAEDGRWKVFSFIENNSTADPAATKDALDGLAATVNGCWA